The nucleotide sequence ATTTTTGCGTTCTGACGACGGTCGTTCCTGTGGCCTGCCGACCTCGGCCCGTGCGAAACTTGTCCGTCGTCATCGAAAGCGGGATACAGTACTCTTGGATGCGCGCAGGGCCGGGGACGGCTGGTGTTTGAAGGCTTCTACAAGACGAGATTTCAGCTCGGCGGCGCCGTCGGCCGAAGCGTGATGCATGCCGGCAATGGCAAGATGCTCGGCGGCAATTCGGCCTTCGCCCATATCGGCACCTATGAGAGGACCGAGGGCGGCGTCGACATCGTCATCAAGACGGTGCGCCACAACCCCGACCCGAACTACCGCGCCATGGCGGGCACCGACGATGCGACGCTGATCGCGAAGGGCTGGGCCGAGGGCGATCTCTATCATTTCAAGGGCGAGCTCAAGGAGCTGCCCGGCGTGCCTTTCCAGTCATTGATGACGCCGATCACCGAAGACGAAGTGCCGATCGCCGGCGGCGTCGGCGAGGCCGGGATCGCGGACGGCCTCTACTCGATCCATCTACGCATGCTCGATGGCGTCGACGGCGGCCTCACCGGCGTGATGCTGCTCAACCAGGGCCGCATCCTCGGCGGTGACGCCTCGTTCTACTATCTCGGCAGCTACACGGCCGCGAACGGACGCTGGAAGGGCCAGATCCTCAACCAGGAGCACACGCCGGCCAAGGACGATCCGATCTTCGGCGGCCACGAGGTCGGCATCGGCTTCTCCGGCACCTATGACGGCGAGGAGGCGGTGCTGGAGGCCACGGCGCTGGCCGGCAAGCGCTCCTTGCGCCTCACTGCCGCGCTCAAGCTGATGCACCGCGCCTGATCGCGACAGGAATAGCCCATGGACAAGGTTCGCATGCTCTCGACGCTCGGCCTGATGGGCGCGATGCGCAACCTGTCCTCCGCCTTCGAGACTGCGACAGGCATCCATGTCGATGCCGATTTCGCGCCGACGCTGGCATTGTTGAAGCGGCTGCGCGGCGGCGAGCCTGCCGATCTCGTGATCCTCACACGCGAAGGGCTCGACGAGATGATCGCCGAGGGCCGGGTCGCCGACGGCGCGGCCGATCTGGCGCGCTCCTATGTCGGCATTGCCGTGCGGGCAGCGGAGGCGCACCCCGACATCGCCAATGAAGCCGCGCTGTGCAAGACGCTGCTCGCGGCGCGATCCGTTGCCTATTCGCGGCTGGGCGCGAGCGGAGTGTACTTCGCCCAGTTGATTCAGCGATGGGGCATCGCGGCCGAGATCAATGCCAAGGCGACGATCGTCGAGCAGGGATTTACGGCGGAGCGGCTCGTGACCGGCGAGGCGGACCTTGCCGTGCAGCAGATCAGCGAGCTGAAGCAGGTCAAGGACATCGAAGTGGTCGGTCCCATTCCACACGATTTGCAGACACCGGCCGTGTTCTCTGCCGGCCGTATGGCGAACGCGAAACATGTCGACGCTGCCGAGCGGCTGCTGCGCTATCTGGCATCGCCTGAAGTCGTATCCGTGCTGCGGCAATCGGGACTCGAGCCTTGAATTTGCCGGGACGGGGACGCAACCTAGTGGCCATGCGGATATACCTCCTTGCCATCCTCTTTGCGCTGGCCGCGCCCTTGGCGGCGCAGGCGCAATCGGCCGATCTCGTGCTGTGCGACCGGGTCGCAGCCGATCCCAGCGATCCCGACAAGCCGGCCGACGTGCGGGGCGTCGGCGAGATCGCCGCCTCCGATGTCGCGACCGCGATCAAGTTCTGCAAGCAGGCAGCAAGCTCCTCGCGGCGCGCGATGTTCGCGCTCGGCCGCGCCTATGCGGCGAACCGGCAGACGGGCGAGGCGATCGCCGCCTGGCGCAAGGCGGCGGACAAGGGATCGAGTGCGGCGATGGTCGAGCTCGGCGTCGCCTATGGCACCGGCGCCGGCATTGCGAAGGACGAGGCGCAGGCGCGAAAGCTGTTCGAGAAGGCGGCGCAGGCTGGCAATCCCCGCGGCATCAGCAATCTTGCCGCGCTGGGCGGCACCGGCGGTGGCGCGCCGGCCGATCCCGCGCAGGCACGTACGCTGCTCGGCAGGGCCGCCGAGACCAATGCGGAAGCGCAGTACCAGCTCGGCCTGATGCTTGCGAACGGCAATGGCGGGGAGAAGGACGATGTCGCGGCACGCGCTTTGTTCGAGAAGGCGGCCGCGCAAAACCATCCCGGCGCACTCGAGCGCATGGGCGAGTTCGCGCAGGACGGCCGCGGCGGACCGAAGGACAAGGACGCTGCGAAAGCCTACTACGAGCGCGCCGCCGCGCTCGGCGACGAGGACGCCAAGAAGGCGCTGGAGCGCATCCGCTGTCCCTATGCGATCAAGGACAAGGCCGGCAAGCTCGTCACCACGCTGTGCTTCTGATCGACGGCGCAGGCCTGCGTCCGAGGGTTCGAAGCCGGCCTTGATCGAGCGCAACGCCAGTCGAGGCTACGTCGGCCTAAACTCGGTCTCTATGGGAATGGAGACTTGCAATGAAGCTTCGGAGATGGATGCTGGCGCTGGCCGGCCTGGGTGTGGCGACTGCCGTGGCGGCACAGGATCTCAAATCGCCATCCGCGGACCAGTACGTGCCGCGTCTCGGCGACATCATGAGCGCCGCGCAGGCGCGCCACCAGAAGCTCTGGCTGGCCGGTAAGGCGAAAAACTGGGAGCTTGCGGCCTACGAGCTGCGCCAGCTCAAGGCGAGCCTGGTCGAGGCCGCCTTGCTCTATTCGGGCATTCCCGTCGGCAACGTCACGACGCTGGAGCCGTCGCTGCGGTCGGTGTCGGACGCGATCGATGCGAAGGACGGTCGCAAATTCGCAAAGGTCCTGGGCGAGCTGACCGAGGGCTGCAATGCCTGCCACCGCTCGATGAGCCGCGGCTTCGTCGTGATGAAGGTTCCGTCCGATCAGCAGCCCTTCGCCAATCAGCAGTTTGCGCCGGCCGCAAGGCCCTGACGGAACGGATCGCGCGCCGCGCGGGTTGCATCCGGAAGCACGACAGGAGGCGCAAGCATGATCCGCAAGCTCGCATCCGGCGAATACCGGCTCTATTCGCGCAAGGTGAATCCCAAGACGGGTAAGCGCCGCAACCTCGGCACGTTCAGGAGCAGAGCTGCGGCCGAGAAGCACGAGCGCGAGGTTCAGTACTTCAAGCGTCACTGACGCCTGAGGAGGACCGTCCGGCACCGGCCAAAACAAAAAAGTCGAAAAACAACCCCATGCACAGTAGCCAAGCCGTTGAAATCACTTGGCTGCTGAAATCACCTTTGGGATGAAATCGCAAACTACGGATTTTGCGAAAAATCTTGCTCCGTCGGGCAAAACAGGGGCATGATGGCATCTTGCGGCGCGTGGGCCACGGGCAGCGCCTGCGCGGAAAAGCCGGGTGGCCTTGGTGCGG is from Bradyrhizobium xenonodulans and encodes:
- a CDS encoding GrlR family regulatory protein, encoding MFEGFYKTRFQLGGAVGRSVMHAGNGKMLGGNSAFAHIGTYERTEGGVDIVIKTVRHNPDPNYRAMAGTDDATLIAKGWAEGDLYHFKGELKELPGVPFQSLMTPITEDEVPIAGGVGEAGIADGLYSIHLRMLDGVDGGLTGVMLLNQGRILGGDASFYYLGSYTAANGRWKGQILNQEHTPAKDDPIFGGHEVGIGFSGTYDGEEAVLEATALAGKRSLRLTAALKLMHRA
- a CDS encoding substrate-binding domain-containing protein; its protein translation is MDKVRMLSTLGLMGAMRNLSSAFETATGIHVDADFAPTLALLKRLRGGEPADLVILTREGLDEMIAEGRVADGAADLARSYVGIAVRAAEAHPDIANEAALCKTLLAARSVAYSRLGASGVYFAQLIQRWGIAAEINAKATIVEQGFTAERLVTGEADLAVQQISELKQVKDIEVVGPIPHDLQTPAVFSAGRMANAKHVDAAERLLRYLASPEVVSVLRQSGLEP
- a CDS encoding tetratricopeptide repeat protein; the protein is MRIYLLAILFALAAPLAAQAQSADLVLCDRVAADPSDPDKPADVRGVGEIAASDVATAIKFCKQAASSSRRAMFALGRAYAANRQTGEAIAAWRKAADKGSSAAMVELGVAYGTGAGIAKDEAQARKLFEKAAQAGNPRGISNLAALGGTGGGAPADPAQARTLLGRAAETNAEAQYQLGLMLANGNGGEKDDVAARALFEKAAAQNHPGALERMGEFAQDGRGGPKDKDAAKAYYERAAALGDEDAKKALERIRCPYAIKDKAGKLVTTLCF